In Humulus lupulus chromosome 6, drHumLupu1.1, whole genome shotgun sequence, a single genomic region encodes these proteins:
- the LOC133782056 gene encoding ATP synthase subunit epsilon, mitochondrial: MASNAAVPFWRSAGMTYITYSNICANLVRNCLKEPFKTETLQREKVHFAVSKWSNGIPEKPTIRSDSGEE, from the exons ATGGCGTCGAACGCAGCGGTACCGTTCTGGAGATCGGCGGGTATGACTTACATAACATACTCCAACATATGCGCCAATCTCGTTAGGAATTGTCTCAAAGAGCCCTTCAAGACGGAAACCCTTCAACGCGAGAAGGTTCACTTCGCCGTCTCCAAATGGTCCAACGGCATTCCCGAAAAGCCCA CTATCCGTTCAGATTCTGGGGAAGAATGA
- the LOC133782055 gene encoding uncharacterized protein LOC133782055, whose protein sequence is MSRPMEEDVVKTEDEEFNTGPLSVLMMSVKNNTQVLINCRNNKKLLGRVRAFDRHCNMVLENVKEMWTEVPKTGKGKKKAQPVNKDRFISKMFLRGDSVIIVLRNPK, encoded by the exons ATGAG TCGGCCAATGGAAGAAGAT GTTGTCAAGACTGAGGATGAGGAATTTAATACAGGACCACTTTCTGTTCTGATGATGAGTGTCAAAAACAACACCCAA GTGCTCATTAATTGTCGAAACAACAAAAAGCTTCTTGGTCGAGTGAGAGCTTTTGATAGGCACTGCAACATGGTTCTCGAAAATGTTAAAGAAATGTGGACCGAG GTACCAAAGACTGGGAAAGGCAAGAAAAAGGCACAGCCAGTAAACAAAGACAGATTCATCAGTAAAATGTTTTTGCGCGGAGATTCTGTTATCATAGTGCTTAGAAATCCCAAGTGA